From a region of the Dunckerocampus dactyliophorus isolate RoL2022-P2 chromosome 20, RoL_Ddac_1.1, whole genome shotgun sequence genome:
- the kiaa1522 gene encoding uncharacterized protein KIAA1522 homolog isoform X3, translated as MSRRRSTGDLVPRDITEIIGREVRAQRGHRKSGSTLGQAFSWLRSSQKKKKEKKKKKKNVDSGAVIMTDVLQHHDAAKACTKANDEQKRLSVHYSASQHFQENVFIEGSRPQYLEDLHSEAQEGLKIQQKEEHESGVNFAEDESIASSDTAHPEQDLNSKDVEGSLEWKSNSGITDTSTTCAVLTRPGLTRQGSTFKPLNPVKRLDKNKKRNRRTTIMGIPNQVQKELALHRSSTFQQVVSTNNNNQSGVCVIPTVEGGTPVVTKDGARVHLSKLEQVTEKQQMRKHLQEVYKDEDPLHHQVFESHCYRSSVLRPMSVAVPGMSTFTSFNPSMGSFLLEPQGPVMSISPQATYLSTIIPNAVLPASIEVIEIDRSSQTRGNGVNNSGSVHAASKSSLASLDSSVSPLLSRSSDGSHKNNSYNNFTTEVCNSQEVDIKVQESQMDSTGDQEFASLHNQGDLTSRNRETNNNPQPKNDTKIKRNSTRSLSIIKTKQPPAPPQRSNSLHSNKIRINTKIQLDNKDDTASQKIATTTGDTASTDQLKSETNKIPNPVSNSPPNLADTSAGEAQKSLSEINRSSPQKTPSEGEKFERTMSPSSGYSSQSGTPTLSPKEISPNSPDKHKKKPLKPERAMSRASSSASPSSSLTSLSSGTSEPVNSDVSCTSSLTPISAKEPTPNLTIEVRELLNVPPPPKVKAPCPPPPETWAQNSLTIELLCGPSLKVSQVLKESTPIQESAAKHEDRQTKNEDPQSDESSEGNSQVEKLAEILGGEAREDQNCTVTEQETFATEESVETIAEVQSQESCSPTVKDSGSCEKTEPPRAMKKPQTILQKDDVVLTESTLDTSVDETEIGSNEGPVTSIDSQVIHEVSPPPSPPPDHQPTPPPLRKSPPISVSPVDLDRIQEETNTMESSWPPPPPPLEGDSIFDGGDELDFPLPPPPDVVDNVSAVMERSITETDALDATIPPVEEFVKLIQDTSEGETSEPLDLVLHPVVVCDKNDADTVSSCLPSSSISPPSTIVSSSSFLKRYSLDFEIHSTTEPSITARLPSPVPSPSPMENLTAGVAFRRPPSNAHRDNRSKELLARHKSVPIPKEDANIPLVTPSLLQMVRLRSVSTTEDSEAALTEDKSTNGVEDICRQQSTPQKPIRKSLISPPQVVKTSVTPSTPSMRLQEAIRIKTAALSSRESLPCRLGMRSSYHCANEPGILALKSCKAYDTQRSHTSTASFIFSRSTKRALEDQSPFSEQTNWVKSDRVPPTVARKPSHSSVSFSQQPNVATSDAQQHSKGIALPETTTRVTADTIETLF; from the exons TCAGTCCACTACTCGGCCTCACAACACTTCCAGGAGAATGTGTTCATTGAGGGCAGCAGGCCCCAGTACCTGGAGGACCTCCACTCGGAGGCTCAGGAGGGCTTGAAGATACAACAGAAGGAAG AGCATGAGAGCGGAGTGAACTTTGCTGAAGATGAAAGCATTGCT TCATCAGACACTGCACATCCGGAACAGGATCTTAACtccaaggatgtggagggctcACTGGAGTGGAAATCCAACTCAGGGATTACAGATACCTCAACGACATGTGCTGTCCTGACCAGACCCGGGCTCACTCGCCAAG GTTCGACATTCAAGCCTTTGAATCCAGTGAAAAGGTTAGATAAGAACAAGAAGAGGAACAGGAGGACAACCATCATGGGTATTCCCAATCAGGTTCAGAAAGAACTCG CATTGCACAGAAGTTCCACCTTCCAACAGGTTGTTTCTACCAATAACAACAACCAATCGGGTGTTTGTGTCATTCCAACTGTTGAAGGGGGGACTCCAGTAGTGACCAAGGACGGAGCGAGGGTGCACCTTTCAAAGCTGGAG CAGGTAACGGAAAAGCAGCAAATGAGGAAGCATCTCCAGGAAGTGTACAAAGATGAGGATCCCTTACACCATCAAGTATTTGAATCCCATTGTTACCGCTCGTCTGTCCTCAGACCCATGTCTGTTGCGGTTCCTGGCATGAGTACCTTCACTTCCTTTAATCCTTCAATGGGTAGCTTCCTCTTGGAGCCCCAg GGTCCAGTAATGTCCATATCTCCCCAGGctacctatctatctacaaTCATCCCAAATGCGGTGTTGCCAGCCTCGATTGAAGTTATCGAGATAGACCGCAGCAGCCAAACAAGAGGCAATGGTGTCAACAACAGCGGGAGTGTTCATGCAGCTAGCAAAAGTAGCCTAGCATCCTTGGACTCATCGGTCAGCCCTTTGCTTTCTAGAAGCTCAGATGGTTCTCACAAAAACAATTCTTACAACAACTTTACAACGGAGGTCTGTAACTCACAGGAAGTGGATATCAAAGTGCAGGAGAGTCAAATGGATTCTACAGGGGACCAAGAATTTGCCAGCCTTCACAACCAAGGCGATCTCACTAGCAGAAACagggaaacaaacaacaacccaCAGCCTAAGAATGACACAAAGATAAAACGCAATTCCACCCGAAGTCTTTCAATCATCAAGACAAAGCAACCTCCAGCACCTCCACAAAGATCCAACTCCCTTCATTCCAATAAGATCAGGATCAATACAAAGATTCAGTTGGATAACAAAGATGACACTGCTTCCCAAAAGATAGCAACTACCACAGGAGACACAGCATCAACAGATCAACTAAAAtcagaaacaaataaaatccCAAACCCTGTATCAAATAGTCCTCCAAACCTTGCAGATACTTCTGCTGGTGAGGCTCAAAAGTCTTTGTCAGAAATCAACAGATCCTCCCCACAGAAAACTCCATCAGAAGGTGAGAAATTTGAACGCACCATGTCACCTTCCAGTGGATACTCCAGTCAGAGTGGCACCCCAACACTTTCCCCAAAGGAGATCTCCCCAAACTCTCCAGATAAACACAAGAAGAAACCACTTAAGCCTGAGAGAGCCATGTCTCGAGCCTCATCCTCAGCTTCTCCTTCCTCGTCACTTACCTCTTTGTCATCTGGTACATCAGAACCTGTCAACTCAGATGTTTCTTGCACTAGCAGTCTGACCCCAATTTCTGCCAAAGAACCCACTCCGAATTTGACAATTGAAGTCAGAGAGCTGTTAAATGTCCCACCACCTCCCAAAGTCAAAGCACCGTGTCCTCCTCCCCCTGAGACATGGGCTCAGAACAGTCTGACCATTGAGCTCCTGTGTGGTCCAAGCCTCAAAGTCAGCCAAGTATTGAAAGAATCAACACCGATACAGGAGAGCGCGGCGAAACATGAAGACCgtcaaacaaaaaatgaagatCCACAGTCCGACGAATCATCAGAAGGAAATTCTCAAGTTGAGAAATTGGCAGAGATCCTTGGTGGGGAGGCCCGTGAGGATCAAAACTGTACAGTTACAGAACAAGAGACGTTTGCAACTGAGGAAAGCGTTGAAACAATAGCAGAAGTACAAAGTCAAGAGAGTTGTAGCCCCACAGTGAAGGACTCCGGTAGTTGTGAAAAGACAGAACCACCTCGTGCGATGAAGAAACCACAGACAATACTGCAGAAAGATGATGTGGTGTTGACAGAGTCTACACTAGATACCTCAGTTGATGAGACTGAGATAGGCTCAAATGAAGGCCCAGTGACTTCTATAGATTCGCAAGTGATTCATGAGGTGTCACCACcaccttctcctccacctgATCATCAGCCAACACCTCCTCCATTGAGAAAGTCACCTCCCATCTCTGTATCACCTGTTGATTTAGACAGAATACAGGAAGAGACCAACACCATGGAATCCTCttggccacctcctccacctcctttaGAGGGAGATTCTATCTTTGATGGAGGGGATGAGTTGGACTTTCCTCTTCCGCCGCCGCCTGACGTGGTGGACAATGTTTCAGCTGTGATGGAGAGGTCCATCACAGAGACGGATGCTCTGGACGCAACAATTCCGCCTGTGGAGGAATTTGTGAAGTTGATTCAGGACACAAGTGAAGGAGAGACATCTGAACCACTCGATCTTGTCTTGCACCCTGTTGTAGTTTGTGACAAGAATGATGCAGACACCGTGTCATCTTGTCTACCATCTTCATCCATTAGTCCACCATCCACAATAGTTTCTTCCAGCAGTTTCCTCAAGCGCTACTCTCTTGATTTTGAAATCCACTCAACTACTGAACCTTCCATCACTGCCCGACTGCCTTCTCCAGTTCCATCCCCTTCACCAATGGAGAACCTTACAGCTGGGGTTGCCTTCCGAAGGCCACCCAGTAATGCACACAGAGACAACAGGAGCAAGGAGCTGCTAGCTCGCCACAAAAGTGTACCTATTCCCAAAGAGGATGCAAACATACCACTTGTCACCCCCTCTTTACTTCAGATGGTCCGTCTCAGATCAGTCAGCACAACTGAGGACAGTGAGGCAGCGCTCACGGAGGACAAGTCAACAAATGGAGTTGAAGACATTTGCAGACAGCAAAGCACTCCACAAAAGCCCATCCGTAAGTCACTAATATCCCCCCCTCAAGTGGTGAAAACATCTGTGACACCCAGCACCCCTTCCATGCGATTACAAGAAGCCATTCGTATAAAAACTGCAGCCCTGTCATCTAGAGAGAGTCTTCCATGCCGGCTGGGGATGAGGTCATCGTATCACTGTGCCAACGAACCAGGGATTTTGGCCCTTAAATCCTGTAAAGCATATGACACGCAGAGGTCCCACACGTCTACTGCTAGCTTCATCTTCTCCAGGAGCACCAAAAGGGCTCTTGAAGACCAGTCACCGTTTTCTGAGCAAACAAACTGGGTGAAGTCTGACAGGGTCCCTCCAACAGTCGCAAGGAAACCATCTCACAGCAGCGTCAGTTTTTCACAGCAGCCCAATGTTGCCACTAGTGATGCACAACAACATTCCAAGGGAATTGCACTACCGGAGACGA CAACAAGAGTGACTGCAGACACAATTGAAACACTGTTTTGA
- the kiaa1522 gene encoding uncharacterized protein KIAA1522 homolog isoform X7: MSRRRSTGDLVPRDITEIIGREVRAQRGHRKSGSTLGQAFSWLRSSQKKKKEKKKKKKNVDSGAVIMTDVLQHHDAAKACTKANDEQKRLSVHYSASQHFQENVFIEGSRPQYLEDLHSEAQEGLKIQQKEEHESGVNFAEDESIASSDTAHPEQDLNSKDVEGSLEWKSNSGITDTSTTCAVLTRPGLTRQGSTFKPLNPVKRLDKNKKRNRRTTIMGIPNQVQKELGGTPVVTKDGARVHLSKLEVTEKQQMRKHLQEVYKDEDPLHHQVFESHCYRSSVLRPMSVAVPGMSTFTSFNPSMGSFLLEPQGPVMSISPQATYLSTIIPNAVLPASIEVIEIDRSSQTRGNGVNNSGSVHAASKSSLASLDSSVSPLLSRSSDGSHKNNSYNNFTTEVCNSQEVDIKVQESQMDSTGDQEFASLHNQGDLTSRNRETNNNPQPKNDTKIKRNSTRSLSIIKTKQPPAPPQRSNSLHSNKIRINTKIQLDNKDDTASQKIATTTGDTASTDQLKSETNKIPNPVSNSPPNLADTSAGEAQKSLSEINRSSPQKTPSEGEKFERTMSPSSGYSSQSGTPTLSPKEISPNSPDKHKKKPLKPERAMSRASSSASPSSSLTSLSSGTSEPVNSDVSCTSSLTPISAKEPTPNLTIEVRELLNVPPPPKVKAPCPPPPETWAQNSLTIELLCGPSLKVSQVLKESTPIQESAAKHEDRQTKNEDPQSDESSEGNSQVEKLAEILGGEAREDQNCTVTEQETFATEESVETIAEVQSQESCSPTVKDSGSCEKTEPPRAMKKPQTILQKDDVVLTESTLDTSVDETEIGSNEGPVTSIDSQVIHEVSPPPSPPPDHQPTPPPLRKSPPISVSPVDLDRIQEETNTMESSWPPPPPPLEGDSIFDGGDELDFPLPPPPDVVDNVSAVMERSITETDALDATIPPVEEFVKLIQDTSEGETSEPLDLVLHPVVVCDKNDADTVSSCLPSSSISPPSTIVSSSSFLKRYSLDFEIHSTTEPSITARLPSPVPSPSPMENLTAGVAFRRPPSNAHRDNRSKELLARHKSVPIPKEDANIPLVTPSLLQMVRLRSVSTTEDSEAALTEDKSTNGVEDICRQQSTPQKPIRKSLISPPQVVKTSVTPSTPSMRLQEAIRIKTAALSSRESLPCRLGMRSSYHCANEPGILALKSCKAYDTQRSHTSTASFIFSRSTKRALEDQSPFSEQTNWVKSDRVPPTVARKPSHSSVSFSQQPNVATSDAQQHSKGIALPETTTRVTADTIETLF; this comes from the exons TCAGTCCACTACTCGGCCTCACAACACTTCCAGGAGAATGTGTTCATTGAGGGCAGCAGGCCCCAGTACCTGGAGGACCTCCACTCGGAGGCTCAGGAGGGCTTGAAGATACAACAGAAGGAAG AGCATGAGAGCGGAGTGAACTTTGCTGAAGATGAAAGCATTGCT TCATCAGACACTGCACATCCGGAACAGGATCTTAACtccaaggatgtggagggctcACTGGAGTGGAAATCCAACTCAGGGATTACAGATACCTCAACGACATGTGCTGTCCTGACCAGACCCGGGCTCACTCGCCAAG GTTCGACATTCAAGCCTTTGAATCCAGTGAAAAGGTTAGATAAGAACAAGAAGAGGAACAGGAGGACAACCATCATGGGTATTCCCAATCAGGTTCAGAAAGAACTCG GGGGGACTCCAGTAGTGACCAAGGACGGAGCGAGGGTGCACCTTTCAAAGCTGGAG GTAACGGAAAAGCAGCAAATGAGGAAGCATCTCCAGGAAGTGTACAAAGATGAGGATCCCTTACACCATCAAGTATTTGAATCCCATTGTTACCGCTCGTCTGTCCTCAGACCCATGTCTGTTGCGGTTCCTGGCATGAGTACCTTCACTTCCTTTAATCCTTCAATGGGTAGCTTCCTCTTGGAGCCCCAg GGTCCAGTAATGTCCATATCTCCCCAGGctacctatctatctacaaTCATCCCAAATGCGGTGTTGCCAGCCTCGATTGAAGTTATCGAGATAGACCGCAGCAGCCAAACAAGAGGCAATGGTGTCAACAACAGCGGGAGTGTTCATGCAGCTAGCAAAAGTAGCCTAGCATCCTTGGACTCATCGGTCAGCCCTTTGCTTTCTAGAAGCTCAGATGGTTCTCACAAAAACAATTCTTACAACAACTTTACAACGGAGGTCTGTAACTCACAGGAAGTGGATATCAAAGTGCAGGAGAGTCAAATGGATTCTACAGGGGACCAAGAATTTGCCAGCCTTCACAACCAAGGCGATCTCACTAGCAGAAACagggaaacaaacaacaacccaCAGCCTAAGAATGACACAAAGATAAAACGCAATTCCACCCGAAGTCTTTCAATCATCAAGACAAAGCAACCTCCAGCACCTCCACAAAGATCCAACTCCCTTCATTCCAATAAGATCAGGATCAATACAAAGATTCAGTTGGATAACAAAGATGACACTGCTTCCCAAAAGATAGCAACTACCACAGGAGACACAGCATCAACAGATCAACTAAAAtcagaaacaaataaaatccCAAACCCTGTATCAAATAGTCCTCCAAACCTTGCAGATACTTCTGCTGGTGAGGCTCAAAAGTCTTTGTCAGAAATCAACAGATCCTCCCCACAGAAAACTCCATCAGAAGGTGAGAAATTTGAACGCACCATGTCACCTTCCAGTGGATACTCCAGTCAGAGTGGCACCCCAACACTTTCCCCAAAGGAGATCTCCCCAAACTCTCCAGATAAACACAAGAAGAAACCACTTAAGCCTGAGAGAGCCATGTCTCGAGCCTCATCCTCAGCTTCTCCTTCCTCGTCACTTACCTCTTTGTCATCTGGTACATCAGAACCTGTCAACTCAGATGTTTCTTGCACTAGCAGTCTGACCCCAATTTCTGCCAAAGAACCCACTCCGAATTTGACAATTGAAGTCAGAGAGCTGTTAAATGTCCCACCACCTCCCAAAGTCAAAGCACCGTGTCCTCCTCCCCCTGAGACATGGGCTCAGAACAGTCTGACCATTGAGCTCCTGTGTGGTCCAAGCCTCAAAGTCAGCCAAGTATTGAAAGAATCAACACCGATACAGGAGAGCGCGGCGAAACATGAAGACCgtcaaacaaaaaatgaagatCCACAGTCCGACGAATCATCAGAAGGAAATTCTCAAGTTGAGAAATTGGCAGAGATCCTTGGTGGGGAGGCCCGTGAGGATCAAAACTGTACAGTTACAGAACAAGAGACGTTTGCAACTGAGGAAAGCGTTGAAACAATAGCAGAAGTACAAAGTCAAGAGAGTTGTAGCCCCACAGTGAAGGACTCCGGTAGTTGTGAAAAGACAGAACCACCTCGTGCGATGAAGAAACCACAGACAATACTGCAGAAAGATGATGTGGTGTTGACAGAGTCTACACTAGATACCTCAGTTGATGAGACTGAGATAGGCTCAAATGAAGGCCCAGTGACTTCTATAGATTCGCAAGTGATTCATGAGGTGTCACCACcaccttctcctccacctgATCATCAGCCAACACCTCCTCCATTGAGAAAGTCACCTCCCATCTCTGTATCACCTGTTGATTTAGACAGAATACAGGAAGAGACCAACACCATGGAATCCTCttggccacctcctccacctcctttaGAGGGAGATTCTATCTTTGATGGAGGGGATGAGTTGGACTTTCCTCTTCCGCCGCCGCCTGACGTGGTGGACAATGTTTCAGCTGTGATGGAGAGGTCCATCACAGAGACGGATGCTCTGGACGCAACAATTCCGCCTGTGGAGGAATTTGTGAAGTTGATTCAGGACACAAGTGAAGGAGAGACATCTGAACCACTCGATCTTGTCTTGCACCCTGTTGTAGTTTGTGACAAGAATGATGCAGACACCGTGTCATCTTGTCTACCATCTTCATCCATTAGTCCACCATCCACAATAGTTTCTTCCAGCAGTTTCCTCAAGCGCTACTCTCTTGATTTTGAAATCCACTCAACTACTGAACCTTCCATCACTGCCCGACTGCCTTCTCCAGTTCCATCCCCTTCACCAATGGAGAACCTTACAGCTGGGGTTGCCTTCCGAAGGCCACCCAGTAATGCACACAGAGACAACAGGAGCAAGGAGCTGCTAGCTCGCCACAAAAGTGTACCTATTCCCAAAGAGGATGCAAACATACCACTTGTCACCCCCTCTTTACTTCAGATGGTCCGTCTCAGATCAGTCAGCACAACTGAGGACAGTGAGGCAGCGCTCACGGAGGACAAGTCAACAAATGGAGTTGAAGACATTTGCAGACAGCAAAGCACTCCACAAAAGCCCATCCGTAAGTCACTAATATCCCCCCCTCAAGTGGTGAAAACATCTGTGACACCCAGCACCCCTTCCATGCGATTACAAGAAGCCATTCGTATAAAAACTGCAGCCCTGTCATCTAGAGAGAGTCTTCCATGCCGGCTGGGGATGAGGTCATCGTATCACTGTGCCAACGAACCAGGGATTTTGGCCCTTAAATCCTGTAAAGCATATGACACGCAGAGGTCCCACACGTCTACTGCTAGCTTCATCTTCTCCAGGAGCACCAAAAGGGCTCTTGAAGACCAGTCACCGTTTTCTGAGCAAACAAACTGGGTGAAGTCTGACAGGGTCCCTCCAACAGTCGCAAGGAAACCATCTCACAGCAGCGTCAGTTTTTCACAGCAGCCCAATGTTGCCACTAGTGATGCACAACAACATTCCAAGGGAATTGCACTACCGGAGACGA CAACAAGAGTGACTGCAGACACAATTGAAACACTGTTTTGA
- the kiaa1522 gene encoding uncharacterized protein KIAA1522 homolog isoform X1 yields the protein MSRRRSTGDLVPRDITEIIGREVRAQRGHRKSGSTLGQAFSWLRSSQKKKKEKKKKKKNVDSGAVIMTDVLQHHDAAKACTKANDEQKRLSVHYSASQHFQENVFIEGSRPQYLEDLHSEAQEGLKIQQKEGKLNSFAFTVSCLLFMLTVALLTTEHESGVNFAEDESIASSDTAHPEQDLNSKDVEGSLEWKSNSGITDTSTTCAVLTRPGLTRQGSTFKPLNPVKRLDKNKKRNRRTTIMGIPNQVQKELALHRSSTFQQVVSTNNNNQSGVCVIPTVEGGTPVVTKDGARVHLSKLEVTEKQQMRKHLQEVYKDEDPLHHQVFESHCYRSSVLRPMSVAVPGMSTFTSFNPSMGSFLLEPQGPVMSISPQATYLSTIIPNAVLPASIEVIEIDRSSQTRGNGVNNSGSVHAASKSSLASLDSSVSPLLSRSSDGSHKNNSYNNFTTEVCNSQEVDIKVQESQMDSTGDQEFASLHNQGDLTSRNRETNNNPQPKNDTKIKRNSTRSLSIIKTKQPPAPPQRSNSLHSNKIRINTKIQLDNKDDTASQKIATTTGDTASTDQLKSETNKIPNPVSNSPPNLADTSAGEAQKSLSEINRSSPQKTPSEGEKFERTMSPSSGYSSQSGTPTLSPKEISPNSPDKHKKKPLKPERAMSRASSSASPSSSLTSLSSGTSEPVNSDVSCTSSLTPISAKEPTPNLTIEVRELLNVPPPPKVKAPCPPPPETWAQNSLTIELLCGPSLKVSQVLKESTPIQESAAKHEDRQTKNEDPQSDESSEGNSQVEKLAEILGGEAREDQNCTVTEQETFATEESVETIAEVQSQESCSPTVKDSGSCEKTEPPRAMKKPQTILQKDDVVLTESTLDTSVDETEIGSNEGPVTSIDSQVIHEVSPPPSPPPDHQPTPPPLRKSPPISVSPVDLDRIQEETNTMESSWPPPPPPLEGDSIFDGGDELDFPLPPPPDVVDNVSAVMERSITETDALDATIPPVEEFVKLIQDTSEGETSEPLDLVLHPVVVCDKNDADTVSSCLPSSSISPPSTIVSSSSFLKRYSLDFEIHSTTEPSITARLPSPVPSPSPMENLTAGVAFRRPPSNAHRDNRSKELLARHKSVPIPKEDANIPLVTPSLLQMVRLRSVSTTEDSEAALTEDKSTNGVEDICRQQSTPQKPIRKSLISPPQVVKTSVTPSTPSMRLQEAIRIKTAALSSRESLPCRLGMRSSYHCANEPGILALKSCKAYDTQRSHTSTASFIFSRSTKRALEDQSPFSEQTNWVKSDRVPPTVARKPSHSSVSFSQQPNVATSDAQQHSKGIALPETTTRVTADTIETLF from the exons TCAGTCCACTACTCGGCCTCACAACACTTCCAGGAGAATGTGTTCATTGAGGGCAGCAGGCCCCAGTACCTGGAGGACCTCCACTCGGAGGCTCAGGAGGGCTTGAAGATACAACAGAAGGAAGGTAAATTGAATTCTTTTGCATTTACAGTATCCTGTTTGTTGTTTATGCTTACTGTGGCTTTGCTTACCACAGAGCATGAGAGCGGAGTGAACTTTGCTGAAGATGAAAGCATTGCT TCATCAGACACTGCACATCCGGAACAGGATCTTAACtccaaggatgtggagggctcACTGGAGTGGAAATCCAACTCAGGGATTACAGATACCTCAACGACATGTGCTGTCCTGACCAGACCCGGGCTCACTCGCCAAG GTTCGACATTCAAGCCTTTGAATCCAGTGAAAAGGTTAGATAAGAACAAGAAGAGGAACAGGAGGACAACCATCATGGGTATTCCCAATCAGGTTCAGAAAGAACTCG CATTGCACAGAAGTTCCACCTTCCAACAGGTTGTTTCTACCAATAACAACAACCAATCGGGTGTTTGTGTCATTCCAACTGTTGAAGGGGGGACTCCAGTAGTGACCAAGGACGGAGCGAGGGTGCACCTTTCAAAGCTGGAG GTAACGGAAAAGCAGCAAATGAGGAAGCATCTCCAGGAAGTGTACAAAGATGAGGATCCCTTACACCATCAAGTATTTGAATCCCATTGTTACCGCTCGTCTGTCCTCAGACCCATGTCTGTTGCGGTTCCTGGCATGAGTACCTTCACTTCCTTTAATCCTTCAATGGGTAGCTTCCTCTTGGAGCCCCAg GGTCCAGTAATGTCCATATCTCCCCAGGctacctatctatctacaaTCATCCCAAATGCGGTGTTGCCAGCCTCGATTGAAGTTATCGAGATAGACCGCAGCAGCCAAACAAGAGGCAATGGTGTCAACAACAGCGGGAGTGTTCATGCAGCTAGCAAAAGTAGCCTAGCATCCTTGGACTCATCGGTCAGCCCTTTGCTTTCTAGAAGCTCAGATGGTTCTCACAAAAACAATTCTTACAACAACTTTACAACGGAGGTCTGTAACTCACAGGAAGTGGATATCAAAGTGCAGGAGAGTCAAATGGATTCTACAGGGGACCAAGAATTTGCCAGCCTTCACAACCAAGGCGATCTCACTAGCAGAAACagggaaacaaacaacaacccaCAGCCTAAGAATGACACAAAGATAAAACGCAATTCCACCCGAAGTCTTTCAATCATCAAGACAAAGCAACCTCCAGCACCTCCACAAAGATCCAACTCCCTTCATTCCAATAAGATCAGGATCAATACAAAGATTCAGTTGGATAACAAAGATGACACTGCTTCCCAAAAGATAGCAACTACCACAGGAGACACAGCATCAACAGATCAACTAAAAtcagaaacaaataaaatccCAAACCCTGTATCAAATAGTCCTCCAAACCTTGCAGATACTTCTGCTGGTGAGGCTCAAAAGTCTTTGTCAGAAATCAACAGATCCTCCCCACAGAAAACTCCATCAGAAGGTGAGAAATTTGAACGCACCATGTCACCTTCCAGTGGATACTCCAGTCAGAGTGGCACCCCAACACTTTCCCCAAAGGAGATCTCCCCAAACTCTCCAGATAAACACAAGAAGAAACCACTTAAGCCTGAGAGAGCCATGTCTCGAGCCTCATCCTCAGCTTCTCCTTCCTCGTCACTTACCTCTTTGTCATCTGGTACATCAGAACCTGTCAACTCAGATGTTTCTTGCACTAGCAGTCTGACCCCAATTTCTGCCAAAGAACCCACTCCGAATTTGACAATTGAAGTCAGAGAGCTGTTAAATGTCCCACCACCTCCCAAAGTCAAAGCACCGTGTCCTCCTCCCCCTGAGACATGGGCTCAGAACAGTCTGACCATTGAGCTCCTGTGTGGTCCAAGCCTCAAAGTCAGCCAAGTATTGAAAGAATCAACACCGATACAGGAGAGCGCGGCGAAACATGAAGACCgtcaaacaaaaaatgaagatCCACAGTCCGACGAATCATCAGAAGGAAATTCTCAAGTTGAGAAATTGGCAGAGATCCTTGGTGGGGAGGCCCGTGAGGATCAAAACTGTACAGTTACAGAACAAGAGACGTTTGCAACTGAGGAAAGCGTTGAAACAATAGCAGAAGTACAAAGTCAAGAGAGTTGTAGCCCCACAGTGAAGGACTCCGGTAGTTGTGAAAAGACAGAACCACCTCGTGCGATGAAGAAACCACAGACAATACTGCAGAAAGATGATGTGGTGTTGACAGAGTCTACACTAGATACCTCAGTTGATGAGACTGAGATAGGCTCAAATGAAGGCCCAGTGACTTCTATAGATTCGCAAGTGATTCATGAGGTGTCACCACcaccttctcctccacctgATCATCAGCCAACACCTCCTCCATTGAGAAAGTCACCTCCCATCTCTGTATCACCTGTTGATTTAGACAGAATACAGGAAGAGACCAACACCATGGAATCCTCttggccacctcctccacctcctttaGAGGGAGATTCTATCTTTGATGGAGGGGATGAGTTGGACTTTCCTCTTCCGCCGCCGCCTGACGTGGTGGACAATGTTTCAGCTGTGATGGAGAGGTCCATCACAGAGACGGATGCTCTGGACGCAACAATTCCGCCTGTGGAGGAATTTGTGAAGTTGATTCAGGACACAAGTGAAGGAGAGACATCTGAACCACTCGATCTTGTCTTGCACCCTGTTGTAGTTTGTGACAAGAATGATGCAGACACCGTGTCATCTTGTCTACCATCTTCATCCATTAGTCCACCATCCACAATAGTTTCTTCCAGCAGTTTCCTCAAGCGCTACTCTCTTGATTTTGAAATCCACTCAACTACTGAACCTTCCATCACTGCCCGACTGCCTTCTCCAGTTCCATCCCCTTCACCAATGGAGAACCTTACAGCTGGGGTTGCCTTCCGAAGGCCACCCAGTAATGCACACAGAGACAACAGGAGCAAGGAGCTGCTAGCTCGCCACAAAAGTGTACCTATTCCCAAAGAGGATGCAAACATACCACTTGTCACCCCCTCTTTACTTCAGATGGTCCGTCTCAGATCAGTCAGCACAACTGAGGACAGTGAGGCAGCGCTCACGGAGGACAAGTCAACAAATGGAGTTGAAGACATTTGCAGACAGCAAAGCACTCCACAAAAGCCCATCCGTAAGTCACTAATATCCCCCCCTCAAGTGGTGAAAACATCTGTGACACCCAGCACCCCTTCCATGCGATTACAAGAAGCCATTCGTATAAAAACTGCAGCCCTGTCATCTAGAGAGAGTCTTCCATGCCGGCTGGGGATGAGGTCATCGTATCACTGTGCCAACGAACCAGGGATTTTGGCCCTTAAATCCTGTAAAGCATATGACACGCAGAGGTCCCACACGTCTACTGCTAGCTTCATCTTCTCCAGGAGCACCAAAAGGGCTCTTGAAGACCAGTCACCGTTTTCTGAGCAAACAAACTGGGTGAAGTCTGACAGGGTCCCTCCAACAGTCGCAAGGAAACCATCTCACAGCAGCGTCAGTTTTTCACAGCAGCCCAATGTTGCCACTAGTGATGCACAACAACATTCCAAGGGAATTGCACTACCGGAGACGA CAACAAGAGTGACTGCAGACACAATTGAAACACTGTTTTGA